The sequence TGGGAGGCAGGCCCTGGAGAGGTGCGGGCCGAGGCCAGGCTCCAACGTGCGGCTGTGTTTGCAGCTGGACGGCAACCTGCCACCCGACAGCCGCCTGGAAAACAACATGCTGCTGCTGCCCTCTGTCCGGCCTCAGGACGCCGGCACCTATGTCTGCACCGCCACTAACCGCCAGGGCAAGGTCAAAGCCTTCGCCCATCTGCAGGTGCCGGGTAAGACGACAGCCTCCGCACTTGGCAGCGCCCTGCCCACTGCCTGGGAGGCATGGGTTCGAGCTGCGTTCTCTGCCCGCAGAGCGGGTGGTCCCCTACTTCACGCAGACCCCGCACTCCTTCCTGCCGCTGCCCACCATCAAAGATGCCTATAGGAAGTTCGAGATCAAGATCACCTTCCGGCCTGACTCAGCTGAtggtgagcaggggaggggccgcTGTGGGGTGGGGATCTCCTGGGCTAACCGCCACCACTGTCTGAGCCCTGGAGGCCCCCGGTCCTACCTATCTCCCCCAGTTCCCTGTCCCGGGACCCCTGGCCTGCCATCGGGGCCATCTCTCACACCCCCTCCTGTCTCTATCCCCACTGCTCAGTACCTCCCACCTCTGATGGGTACACCCACAGCCAGCCTCCTGGCCCGGCTTCCTGTTGgttctgtcctcctcctcctcctttgtctccatctctcagcctttcctcctctctctctttctctctctctctccctctctctttttctctctcccccatcttCCTACGGCTCTGACTTTCACTGTCCAGGCCTCCTTCTCTACTCGGGtgagtctctgcctccctgtcctcTCAGGTAGGCCCTCCGGTGTGAATGAAGCAGATTCCATGTGTTTGTAGGGACCGGGAGCCAGCCCTGGGTAGGGCGCCTCTGGAGACAGTGAGAAGGGCCCTGGCTGCTCGGGGGTGTGTGGAGGGAGGGACGGGAGCTAGACAGTGAAGGCTCCCCGGCTGTGGTCACTCACTCCTGGGGCGGGGCGGACGGGGGGCCCGTGGCTGGTGGGAGGCCCTCACACGGCTGTGCCCTCCAGGGATGCTGCTGTACAACGGGCAGAAGCGGAGCCCGGGGAGCCCCACCAACCTGGCCAACAGGCAGCCTGACTTCATCTCCTTCGGCCTCGTGGGGGGCAGGCCTGAGTTCCGGTGAGACTCTCCCCCACCCCGTTCACAAGGGAAGGGGCTAGAGGACTGGACCACGGGGCTTTGGTCAGGCACACAGCACCCTGCCCTGAGTTGAATGAAGGAGGAGATGCGGCCGTCACCCTTGGTGACCGCATGATCTGTGGCGCGGGGACAGTGTGCCGACCGGGTAAAGGAGGAAGCAGCCCCAGACTTGCTCAGAACCGTGGCAGAGATGCTCGGTGATCCTGAGCGCGTGTCTACCGGGTAGGACTCCTGCAGacaggattcattcattcactggctCAAAAATTATTTGCTGGACTGGACTCCTCCTCTGTGCCATGCACCGGTAGAGACAGATCAAGTTCTGGCCTTGGGGAAATCCATAACCTAGTTGGGCAAGAGCAGCCATAAAGGAGGAAAGCAGCAAGGTGATCTCTAGGGCCATAGAGCAGTTAACACCCGGGGGCTGCTCTGGATAAActctggggatggggggtggaggaggagaccCGAGGAAGGGGCAAGGATGGGGTGAGCTGGGGATGGACAAGGCAAGGACAGGAACTAGATCAGAACTGTAGGAAACGGTGACATCGCCTTCCCCAGGCCgggccccctgcccagcccttcTGACTAGCCCAGTGTGTGCTctctcctgccctggccccaccccACGGAGCAGGTTTGACGCAGGCTCAGGCATGGCCACCATCCGCCACCCCACACCGCTGGCGCTGGGCCAGTTCCACACCGTGACCCTGCTGCGCAGCCTTACCCAGGGCTCCCTGATTGTGGGCAGCCTGGCCCCCGTCAACGGGACCTCTCAGGTGAGGCCCCACCAGTCCCCCCCATTTCCAGCCACCTGCCCACCGCTGCCCAGCCCCTGTTCCCCATCCCGGCTTCTCCACTCCCCAGGGCAAGTTCCAGGGCCTGGACCTAAATGAGGAGCTCTACCTGGGTGGCTACCCCGACTACGGTGCCATCCCCAAGGCCGGGCTGAGCAGCGGCTTCATAGGTGAGCCCCTGTCCCACCTCCCCGGCTGGCTGGCTGAGCCCATGGGGGCCTGGGAGAGCACCCCAGGGTgcagggggggcagggcaggccccTGGCACTGCCACCCCTCTCATCGTGGCTGCCCACCGCGCAGGCTGCGTCCGGGAGCTACGCATCCAGGGCGAGGAGATCATCTTCCACGACCTCAACCTGACCGCCCACGGCATCTCCCACTGCCCCACCTGTAGGGACCGGCCGTGCCAGGTAACCCCGCACCACACAGCCCACCCAACTGCCCCTGGCTGCTACCCTCCGCCAGGGAAGCCCCCGTGGGAAGTAGGGGAGAGCCAGGGTGTTCTCCACCTAACTTCTGGGGCCGGCTTCACAGAACGGGGGCCAATGTCAGGATTCAGAGAGCAGCAGCTACGTGTGCATCTGCCCGGCTGGCTTCACCGGGAGTCGCTGTGAGCACTCGCAGGCCCTGCACTGCCACCCAGGTGCGTGACCCACCCTTGTGACCGCTGCCACCCTTGGGTGCTCGCCTCTGCCCGTAGCTGCCCCTCCATGTCCACCCACAATCTCACTCGCCCAGGTTCTCACCACTCCTCCCAGATACTGACCTCCATCACTGCTACCCTAACACCCACTCTGCCCCCTAGCTCTGCCCCCCAAGTTCTCACCCCCATCACTGGTGCCCAGTTACTCATCCTACCCCCATCACTGCTCCCAGGCGCCGACCCCCGCCAGCCTCTTACTACCCCAGGTACCCACCACCTTCTCATCCCTCACCAAAGCACTCACCCCATGACCTGCATCCCAGGTACCCACCACCCCACACTGTTACCCTGGCCACTCATGCACCTCCCTCCCAtgctgccccctgcccagcctcctgggTGCCCCCTACCCCTCCGCCATCCATTCCTCCTGCCCAGTCTCCCAATGTAGTCCTCCCAGGCTGGCCAAGGCCCCTGGGGTGCTATAGGTGGGGCTGTAGCATCAGGACCCCACCCTCTCCCGGGCCACCTCAATGTTCCTCTTGCTGCCCTCTGTCCCCCAGAGGCCTGTGGGCCCGATGCCACCTGCGTGAACCGACCTGATGGCCGAGGCTACACTTGCCGCTGCCACCTGGGCCGCTCAGGGGTGAGGTGTGAGGAAGGTGAGTGGTGCCAGACCTGAGTCCCCAGGGAGCCCGGGAGTTGGAGGAAGCTGGACAGGGCACCCTGAGGCCACAAAGTCCCCTGTGAATAACAACACTTAGTCCAGACCCAGAGGGCCCCAAAGTCACCTGACCAAGCCTCTGCCCAGTCTGAATCCCTCCCATGAGAGTCCGTGAAGGCCCCCTCCTTCCTAGAGACACCTCCAGCCTGGTCTGCGGTGCCCAAGGGCAGGGGCTCCTGTGCAGCTGCAGCTGCTGGGCCTGAAGCGGGCCGGGCAGGGATGTCAGTACCCCCCCACTACCCCGGCTGAGCTGTGGCTGCTGCAGGTGTGACGGTGACCACCCCCTCCATGTCGGGCACCGGCTCCTACCTGGCACTGCCCGCCCTCACCAACACACACCACGAGCTGCGCCTGGACGTTGAGTTCAAGCCGCTGGCACCCGACGGCATCCTGCTGTTCAGCGGGGGGAAGAGCGGGCCCGTGGAGGACTTCGTGTCCCTGGCAATGGTCGGCGGCCACCTGGAGTTCCGCTACGAGTTAGGGTCAGGTGAGCACCAGACACCAAAAGCAGATGGGCTTTAGGTCCCCGTGCCCAAAGGAGGGCTCAGATCCACTGAAGTCCCCTGTTCATTCACGTCCCTTCTCTCCATgcatgaccttaggcaagtcccCTAGACCCCTCCCAGGTTCCTCCCGGAACACCATGTCCACTCAAGTCCCCGTATGGGGACCGGGGGTCCTCCGTGCCTGTGCCATCCCTGCCCGGCATCCCCCCAGGGCTGGCTGTGCTGCGGAGCCCCGAGCCGCTGGCCCTGGGCCACTGGCACCGAGTGTCGGCGGAGCGTCTGAACAAGGACGGCAGCTTGCGTGTGAACGGCAGACGCCCGGTGCTGCGCTCCTCGCCCGGCAAGAGCCAGGGCCTCAACCTGCACACCCTCCTCTACCTCGGGGGCGTGGAGCCCTCCGTGCGGCTGCCCCCGGCCACCAACGTCAGCGCTCACTTCCACGGCTGTGTGGGCGAGGTGAGGAGCAGCCCCAGGACCGCAGGGGAGGGCGGGGTGCCAGATGCTTCCCTGCGGCCTCAGGTCCCTGCTCTGTGACTCGGGGATGAGGACGCCTCCTGGAGAGGACCGGCTGCACCCCTGGACCTCCCCGATGCCCGGGAGGCACGCAGCTCGGGTCCCTCCGTCACCTAGGCTGGGACGCCCCGTGACCGCTCACGCCCCAGCTCCGGTTCCCAGCCACCCTCCGCTGCGCCCTGCTCCCCGCTGGGCCAGGGCCCCTCAGCGCCCCCTGTGCCCACAGGTGTCTGTGAACGGGAAGCGGCTGGACCTCACCTACAGCTTCCTGGGCAGCCGGGGCGTCGGCCAGTGCTACACCAGCTCCCCGTGCGAGCGCCAGCCTTGCCAGAACGGCGCCACGTGCATGCCTGCCGGCGAGTACGAGTTCCAGTGCCTGTGTCTCGATGGCTTCAAAGGTGGGCGAGCCCAGCCGGCCCGGCGGGGGGCGTGGGGTGGTGGGCAGCCACTCCGGCCCACGCCCACTCACTGCGCCCTGGCCCACAGGAGACCTCTGTGAGCTCGAGGAGAACCCCTGCCAGCTCCGTGAGCCCTGCCTGCATGGGGGCACCTGCCAGGGCACCCGCTGCCTCTGTCCCCCCGGCTTCTCTGGCCTGCGCTGCCAACAAGGTAACCGTCCTGgcttccccccacctgcctctggggGCCATCTGGGGTTGGCCATCCTGGCCCAGTGTCTGCAGCTGCCTTTCCTCACAGGCACAGTGGAGTCTGACTGGCATCTGGAAGGCAGTGGGGGCAATGGTACGTACTTCCTATGGCCACACTGGCTTCCGGTCTCGGCCCCTCTCCCAGGTACCCCTGTGAGCAAGACAAGGCCACGTGAGAGGCTCACTGGGCTCAGAGGGACAGAACAGAGCCCAGCCATACACAGCCCGGTCCCGCTGTGTACTTACAGGCCAGGTGACCCGGGGTGGGGTCCTGAGCCActctgacctcagtttcctcctctacaTTCATGCTTGTCGACAAACTATTGGGTGCCCATCCTCACCCTGAAAACGGGAAATATAAGATGAATGAGGCAAGACCTTCATTCTCAAGGATTCCACAATCTGTTTAAGAGCAGtgatcatttcttaaaaatcagtgCTTATTGAACATGTGCAGGCACTGGGCTGACGGCTCTGTAGGTATCTTCTTATTTCTCACTAATGTAATAGGAGAGGTAGTGGTAGGGTGGCTAAGAGCGCGGACTCCGGATTCAAATCCCCCCacccactagctgtgtgaccttgggtgagtcacttacccttctgtgcctcagtttccttgtgtgtAAGGTAAAGAGAAGAAACATCCTTTCCACAAGAGCTGGATAAAAATTTGTGTCACGGTACAATTATTTAATATACTTGGAATGCCTAGAACAATGGTCCACAGTGGGTACAGAATGTTAGCTTTTATTAACATTATGTCTAAACCATaggattattttaagaattcgtttttttttttttttaaagattttatttatttattcatgagcaacacagagagacagagacacaggcagagggagaagccggctcttcacagggagcctgatgtgggactcgatcccaggaccctgggatcgcaacctgagctaagggcagtcactcaaccactgagccacccaggtgcccctatgaggATCCATTTAAATGAAAGCATGCTTGCAGCTGGCTGTAAAGCTCCCTGCACGTtgattggcacatagtaggcgcttggtaaatgttagctgttagcATCATCTGGTGGAAGGTGGCCAAATGTCCCCTACCCTCGTAGGCCCGCAGGGACCAGTGCTGGCCTGCGGGATGGGCCTGAGCAGTTAGGGCTGAGGATGCTGGAGCCACACACAGTATGGACGTGGGGGCCAACAGGCCCGGGGTGTCATGCAGGCTTCCCACTTGTGGGCAGGCCGCTCAccaccagccccccacccccacccccaccccagcctgtcTTCCCAACTGCAAGATGGAGGGAATACAAACGTTCTGAACTTTTCATGTGCCACGGACCTGGGTGACCAGCTCTCCCCGTTTGCTCAGGACTGAGGGGTTTCTCGGAATATGGACTTTCAGAGCTAACCCAGGACAGGACTCAGCAAAGAGGGATGATTGGTCACCCTATCTGGACCCTACtgactatataaaataaaatacataggctTTTAGAGGAAACCAGTTATACTGAAATAAGGttctcaaaatatgtaaaatttccTGATTTGTAACATATGTAGTTCTGTATTAACGCAGTAAACGAGACCTCGTGGTGGCCCTAATAGCTACCACGATTTCGGCAAGCTCTGAAGTGTTGGTAACTACTGCGGCGTGATAAGGAAGTCTGTtagtgggacgcctggctggctcagcggtttagcgcctgccttcagcccagggagtggtcctggagtcctgggatcaagtccacatagggctccctgcatggagcctgcttctctctctctgcctgtgtctctgcctctccatgtgtgtctctcatgaataaataaaatctttaaaaaaaaaaaaaaaggaagtctgttAGTAATAAATCATAGGTCCTGCTACTGCTCCTTGGGTTTGCTGCCCACATGCCCTAATGAAAGGAACTGCTACACCTCATGAGAAGTGAGTGAAGGTAGAGCTACAGTGTCTCCCCACCCAAGTTCACAGGCCCCTGAATTGTGTCCATAGCCCTCTGCGGTCTCCAGAGACTGCAGGCTCAGGGCCCCCATAGTAGCACAcgttggggtggaggtgggggtccAGAGCCCGTGCAGTGGCCGCTCCATGAAGGCGAGCAGGTGCCTCACCATCCCCACATTGTCCCACAGATGCCCCTGGGCAGTACGGAGCCTATTTCCACGACGATGGCTTCCTAGCTCTCCCAGGCCGCATCTTCTCCAGGAGGTGAGATGGGTGTTGGGGGAGCCTGTGGATCCAGGGAGGGCAGCAGGAATCTGCAGCTTCTtccccctcacctgccccctccactccccagtGTGCCTGAGGTGCCGGAGACCATCGAGCTGGAGGTTCGGACCAGCACGGCCAACGGCCTCCTGCTCTGGCAGGGCGTGGTGAGTGTGGGCGTCTGGCCCGGTCTTAGGGTTCCTGGTGGCCAGGGCTGTGAGGCCACAGCGGCTGGGGCCTTGGCTCCCAGACCAGGAACCCCAGCGACCCTGTGCTTCCCTGGCAGGACATGGGCGAGGCCGGCCGTGGCAAGGACTTCATCAGTCTTGGGCTTCAGGACGGGCACCTGGTCTTCAGGTGGGTCTGGGCACCTGGCCcttcctccccccatccctggcCCTTCTCACCCCTTCAGTGGCCTCCCCTCTGCTCGGTGCCGCGGCTCCTCCCGAAAGAAGCTGCAGCCCCCGGCACCCCAGCCCCACACACCACCACCGTCTGCCCCAGCTCACACTGTCTTGGGCCTGCATGTCTGCAGCTACCagctgggcagtggggaggccCGCCTTGTCTCTGAGGACCCCATTGACGATGGCGAGTGGCATCGGGTGACTGCGCTGCGGTAAGGGAGTCCACCCGGGCCCTAGGGCGGGGGGCACAGAGTTCTGGGGTGGGACAGATCGCCGCCCACCACATGCAGGGAGGCAGGCTTTGAGCTCTGGAGACAGAACTTGAACCACGGTGGGCGGAGAGCCCACCTGCCGGAATGCAGACTTCCAGTGGGGGGACAAAATGCCATGGGGGGGGGCCGGCAAGCACCCGAGTGGGATGATGGATGAGAGCTGGGAAGCTACACCGGGCCACATCGCATCcagtgggggaaggaaagggcTCGGAGCAGGACCAGGCTTTCCTAGCTGGCATATCTGAGGCAAAGGGAGGGGACTCAGGATTGGTGGTGAGGGGTCCGCCCCCGTCCCATCACAGAGAGGGCCGGAGAGGCTCCATCCAGGTGGACGGCGAGGAGCTGGTCAGCGGCCAGTCCCCAGGCCCTAACGTGGCAGTCAACACCAAGGGCCGCGTCTACATCGGTAAGTCCCGGCTCGGTGCTGGCCTAGGGCACCATCCTCtgggcaagggagggaggggggctaGAGCATGCCCCTTCCTCacgccctgggctccctgcaggcggAGCTCCCGACGTGACCACGCTGACCGGGGGCAGGTTCTCCTCGGGCATCACGGGCTGTATCAAGAATCTGGTGCTGCACTCCGCCcggcccggcgccccgcccccgcagccgcTGGACCTGCAGCACGGCGCCCAGGCGGGAGCCAACACTCGCCCCTGCCCCTCGTAGGCAGCCGCCTGCCCCAGACGGACTCCCGGGCAGTGTCCCAGCCCCACAGCGTcgactatattattattattaatattattatgaatattttgtaagaaactgaggCAATGCCACGCTTTGCTGCTACTGCCCTGGGCTGGACTGGAGGGTGGGCACGCCACCCCCCATACACAAACGCACCTGGGCAAAGCCGCAGGCTGGTAGGTAAGGCAGGTTGGATGGGAGCCGGTGCCTCAGAGGGCCGCCAGGACTTGGGGTCAGACACGGTGGTTGAGTGGGCTCAGAACTGTCACCACCAGTAGAGAGCCCCCCCTTCCCCTAGAGCTGGGCTGTCCGGGTCAGCAGCCCTCGGGCAGCCCTCAATCCTACGAGAGCCAACTGCGGCCTGTAGCCTGGTGCCTCACCAGCTACCTGGAGCAAGGAGCATGGCCTTTACCACCCTCCTCCGGGTGGGGAAAGCTCTTTAGTGCCAACTGTGGAACAAAAGGCAGCTCACCCCTGGGCGGGCAACCACACCCCCGCCAGCCCACGTCCCAGCCCTTGTCACCCCTGCCCAGCCAGCTGGGCCACCTGCCCCTGGCAGCCTCCCCCTCCCACCGAGCCCTCCTGGCctgcatcccccccacccccgcccccacccgacACCTAGCCCAGGGCCCCCCCGGCCTCAGGGCTGCCAGGGAAACTCCACCCCAACTCTTACCAGGAGCTGCTACAGGCAGAGCCCAGCACTGAGAGGGTCTCCCCGCCCACACCAGCCCATAGCCCCCCCACTGATCTGGAAGTGAAGGCCCAGGGGacatggggggaggagggcatTGGTGGTTGACAAGAGTTAGTGCCTTGGGTGGGGGATGCCAGGACTCATGACTGGGAGGGACAGGAAGGGGACATGACAGCCCTGCCCCATCTGTGGGAGCCTGAGGGCCCAACTGGGGGCACGTACCCTCCCCACCAGCAGCCCACAGATGTGGGGCCAGGATGCCTGGCCTCTGTGTCCTAGAAGGGACCCTCCTGTGGTCTTTGTCTTGATCTTTCTTAATAAACGGTGCTATCCCCGCCAGAGCGTGTCCTGCGCCTTCGACGGGGGCTTGACTCGGTGGAACCTGcggctgggctggggtggggcagcGCAGGGCAGGTGAGCTCTGGGAGCCAAGCAaggcccctgctccccacccttgACGGATCCAGCAAGGCTACAAGGCCGGTTAGCTCCCATGTATTTCACAATACCCAGGAGGCAGGAAtcttcccattttccagaggagCAGACCAAGTCTGAGGGTTACGTGACCTGTCCAAGGTCAGACGGCCCTCCTGGGGCTGAGGCACAACCCTATGTCCATCGGACCCCAGAGCCCAGTCTTTTTCTGAAGCCACAGCCTCTAGGGACGTCCTCCCTGGCCCTGGAAGGCCGGGCCACTGGGCTGCAGCCCCCCAGGAGCCACCTGGCCAAGACACGGACAGATGCTGCAGTGGGGGCAGAGGCCACGGGCGCCAGCCTGCCGGGCCAGCCGGCTGGAGGCACAGCAGCAccagaggaggcccaggaggaggcccGCAGAGGCCAGGACCAGCGAGGAGACCAGCGCCGCGGCCCGGAGCCGGGGACctgcagaaggaaagggagagtggtgcccgggtggctcagcggttgagcgtctgcctggtGGGAGGAGTGGGAGCAGGTGGGAAGCAAAAGACATCTACCTCCCGGAGGGGCTGCGGCATCCTGCTGTTCGGGGGCCCGGCCTGCAAGGGGAGCTCCTCCCGGCGGCCACCTGGAGGGGACCTGCAGACCCGAGAGCCGGGGAGAGCGTCAGGGGCCTGGGCGGAGGGCCGTCTGTACTCCCTGCCTGGCTGGGCGCCAGCGAGGGACCTGCAGCGGGAAATAAGAGAGTAACACTTGGAACTTTCCAGGGCTTGACTTGGGCTCAGTAAAGCCTCCCTAAACCCATCTGGGCTTGTTACTCtcagtgctcacttcggcagcacatatactaaaattgggcTTGTTACTCTCAGAATTTCCATCTTACTCATAAGGGAAGTgaggcagagaggttaagtcCCCTGCCCAGGTCGCAGGGCAGGAAGTCCTAGGGAAGGACACGAGCTCACGCGGCCCAGCTCCGGCGCCTGCGGTTTGCCAGTGGAGCGTCTCCCCAAGAAGGAGGATGTgtctgggcgcctgggtggctccgtgcttgagcatctgccttcagctcagggagtgatcccggggtcctgggatcgagtcccacgtcggactccctgcatggagcccgcttctccctctgcctgtgtctctgcctctctctctctctatgtctctcatgaataaataaataaataaatatctaaaaaaaaaaaaaaaaaaaaaagacgagtcCAGCTGGCAATGCAGTAGGAAGGAGACCACGGAGGGAACTGGTGCGGTGAAGGCTGGAGGAAAGGAGGGTATGGCAACGGGGCCTCAGGCACGAAGCACAGAGTGCCAGGGAGATAATGAGGAACCTGCAAAGGAGACTGAGAATGGCTTAGGAGGCAAGTGTGTGGGGTCCCAGGAAGCTGGACTGCACCCTTCAGCCAGGTGGGTTTTTGCAGTGAACAGTCTGTTCAACAGTACATGGCAGCCCTGTTTGCAGGATGCGGCTTCTTAGATTCCCAGGAAGGATCTTTTGGGGCCCCTGTCCACAGAGGTCATTCCTGGTCATGCTCCTCCCGGactctatgaccttgggcaagtcatttcgcCTCCCtaggcctcggtttccccatacGTAAAATGTGGGAGTCAGACTGGATGAATGATTTCCAAAGTAAGACTCGAAGGTCCCCACCCCTGGGGACATCAGCAGTCAGCTAGGGCCTGGGCCTCCACGTCCAGTTAGATAGAGCATCTCTCCTTGGGAGGTCTTGGTCCTCTGTGCAAAATGCCCCTTAGGAAGAGCTCCCACCACTAGCATACCATTTGGCCACAGCTGGATTAGATCCTCTCCAGCATCATTCTGGTTCTAACCGGCTCTGATCCTCAGTCCAGCCTCCACAGATTCCCCACTACCCGCTTCATCTTATTCTCCCCTGCCTATTTCTGTACCCCAGCTCCACctctgggctccccactgaggccctgcccctcctcactgctcaGGAGGGCCCCCCCCCGGGCCACACCCATCACTGACCTCTGCAGTTGGCTGGTGGCCAGGAAGCCTGGTCACTACCGTCGCCACAGTTGTCCACGCCCCAGCGATCGCACACCAGGCTCGGGGGGATGCACCTGCCGTTCTGACAGCGGAAGTAGGCACCACAGGATCCTGGGGCCAAGAGGGGACGCACGAGATGAGGACCCTGAGTCTGTCTGTGACACAGAGGGATGTGCAGCCCTAGGGGGAGGGAACGTGGGAGCTTCGAGCAGCAGGGCTGCTTCCACGTGTATGGATGGAAGCATGGGTGGGTGTGTCACGGTGGACAGGTGCATGGTCACCAGATGATGCTGATGGCTGACATTTATGGAGTTCCTCTTCTGTGCTGGGCACGGCCCTAAGCACTTGGCTCACACCCCATCTCCTTAAGTTCTCACAAGAATCCtatgggagggacacctgggtggctcagcagttgagcacctgccttcggctcagggtgtgatcccggagacccaggatcaagtcccgcatcgggctccctgcatggagcctgcttctctctctgcctgtgtctctgcctctctccctgtgtctcatgaataaataaataagatcttaaaaaaaaaaacaaactacaggAGAGCTCAGGTCTCTTGCCAAGGCGACACAGCCTGTACCTAAGTAGCAGAGTGGAATTCAGTCCCCCGCTCATGAACCCTGTGGTGCACAGTGGGTGTGAGGGTGTCTGCTGTGTCCCAGCGAGCCTGGCCGCTCCCAGCAACTCCTCGCTCGGGGCCTGGCCCTGCCATCAGCTCTGCCCGGCATCCCCTCCCAGCAGTAAGTGCATGGCTCTCTCCCTTCGGGTCCGCACTCATTACCTTACAGGAGGCCCCTAAGCTCCACGTGAGAACGGCACGCCAGTGTCCCCAGCGCTCCAGCCCTCC comes from Canis lupus familiaris isolate Mischka breed German Shepherd chromosome 2, alternate assembly UU_Cfam_GSD_1.0, whole genome shotgun sequence and encodes:
- the LDLRAD2 gene encoding LOW QUALITY PROTEIN: low-density lipoprotein receptor class A domain-containing protein 2 (The sequence of the model RefSeq protein was modified relative to this genomic sequence to represent the inferred CDS: deleted 1 base in 1 codon), which encodes MEACPLQLLLLGAAALAASALETADLAARCGRTWQGAGLLLRSHAASRSSYFVARDADCALWMRAAAAGDRIRFQFRFFLVYSLAAAAPGSPAPPANPAAPAASAAPADPCAPGSYVQFYEGPPGAPRPLGARVCGRSIPAAVASSGPVLGLRLRTRGRQPRVAFVGEATSFRLGSCGAYFRCQNGRCIPPSLVCDRWGVDNCGDGSDQASWPPANCRGPSLAPSQAGSTDGPPPRPLTLSPALGSAGPLQVAAGRSSPAGRAPEQQDAAAPPGGPRLRAAALVSSLVLASAGLLLGLLWCCCASSRLARQAGARGLCPHCSICPCLGQVAPGGLQPSGPAFQGQGGRP